A section of the Lutra lutra chromosome 3, mLutLut1.2, whole genome shotgun sequence genome encodes:
- the SPP2 gene encoding secreted phosphoprotein 24 isoform X1: MILPGTEKMVMKILILFVLGMNYPSCAGFPVYDYDSSSLREALRASVAKVNSQSLSPYLFRAFRSSVKRVNVLDEDSLNMDLEFGIRETTCRRDSGEDPATCDFQRGYYASPAICRSTVRMSTEQVQDVWVRCHWSSSSESNSSEEKFLGDILGSSKWRNNYLLGLISDRSRSEFYERSLESPRGIFPPGNRGYWNKWHRFQE, encoded by the exons ATGATTCTTCCCGGAACAGAGAAGATGGTGATGAAGATATTGATCTTGTTTGTGCTTGGGATGAACTACCCGTCTTGTGCAG GTTTCCCGGTGTACGACTATGACTCGTCCTCCTTGAGGGAAGCCCTCCGTGCGTCTGTGGCAAAAGTGAATTCCCAATCCCTGAGCCCGTATCTGTTTCGGGCATTCAGAAGCTCCGTAAAAAGA GTCAATGTTCTGGATGAGGACAGCTTGAACATGGACCTAGAGTTTGGCATTCGGGAGACAACATGCAGGAGAGATTCTGGAGAAGACCCCGCTACGTGTGACTTCCAAAGGGGCTACTATGCG TCTCCAGCTATTTGCAGAAGCACGGTGCGGATGTCTACCGAACAGGTGCAGGACGTGTGGGTTCGCTGCCACTGGTCCTCCAGCTCTGAGTCTAACAGCAGTGAAGAG AAGTTTTTGGGGGACATACTGGGATCCTCTAAATGGAGGAACAACTACTTACTTG GTCTCATTTCTGACAGATCCAGAAGTGAATTTTATGAACGGTCACTTG AGAGCCCGAGAGGGATCTTTCCTCCTGGGAATCGAGGGTACTGGAACAAGTGGCACAGATTTCAAGAATAA
- the SPP2 gene encoding secreted phosphoprotein 24 isoform X2 → MILPGTEKMVMKILILFVLGMNYPSCAGFPVYDYDSSSLREALRASVAKVNSQSLSPYLFRAFRSSVKRVNVLDEDSLNMDLEFGIRETTCRRDSGEDPATCDFQRGYYASPAICRSTVRMSTEQVQDVWVRCHWSSSSESNSSEEKFLGDILGSSKWRNNYLLESPRGIFPPGNRGYWNKWHRFQE, encoded by the exons ATGATTCTTCCCGGAACAGAGAAGATGGTGATGAAGATATTGATCTTGTTTGTGCTTGGGATGAACTACCCGTCTTGTGCAG GTTTCCCGGTGTACGACTATGACTCGTCCTCCTTGAGGGAAGCCCTCCGTGCGTCTGTGGCAAAAGTGAATTCCCAATCCCTGAGCCCGTATCTGTTTCGGGCATTCAGAAGCTCCGTAAAAAGA GTCAATGTTCTGGATGAGGACAGCTTGAACATGGACCTAGAGTTTGGCATTCGGGAGACAACATGCAGGAGAGATTCTGGAGAAGACCCCGCTACGTGTGACTTCCAAAGGGGCTACTATGCG TCTCCAGCTATTTGCAGAAGCACGGTGCGGATGTCTACCGAACAGGTGCAGGACGTGTGGGTTCGCTGCCACTGGTCCTCCAGCTCTGAGTCTAACAGCAGTGAAGAG AAGTTTTTGGGGGACATACTGGGATCCTCTAAATGGAGGAACAACTACTTACTTG AGAGCCCGAGAGGGATCTTTCCTCCTGGGAATCGAGGGTACTGGAACAAGTGGCACAGATTTCAAGAATAA